CAGTGGCGATACCCCGGTCAGGCTCTCACGCAGCTCCTTGCGCGCCAAGACCTTCTGCGCCTCCTTGATACGCGGATCGAGAATCTGGTCGACCAGCTTGCACCAGTCGCGCTGGATGCGATGGATCAGCAGACGACTGTTGGCCCGCGCCACCGGATACACCGGCAACAGCGGCGGATGCGGGTAGCGCTCGTCGAGATACTCCATCACCACGGTCGACTCGTACAGCGCCAGATCGCGATCCACCAGGGTCGGCAGGCTGCCGTAGGGGTTGACCTCGGCCAGCCGCGGCGGGCAACGGCCACCCTCGACGTCGATGATCTCGGCGCTGACGCCCTTCTCGGCCAGCACCAGGCGCACGCGATGGGAATAATGGTCGGCAGGGTCGGAATAGCAGGCCAGCTTATTGGGCGCGGCCATGGCGTCCCTCCTTTTTATCGAAATACCAGAAACAGAAAAACGCACGCGCCCATAGGGGCGCGTGCGTCGACAGCGTTACCGCGATGGATCAGTGCACGTCCTTCCAGTATTCGCGCTTGAGCAGGTAGGCGAACACGAAGAAGAAGGCCAGGTACAGCAGTACGTAGGTACCGATGCGCTGGCTCTCCAGCTTGACCGGGTTGGCCGAGTACGCGAGGAAGGTCACCAGGTTGTGCACCGTCTCGTCGAACTCCGCTTCGGTCTGAGTACCGCTCTTCGGCACGATGGTCAGCTGGTCGCAGGCTTCGTGAGTGATCGGCGCGCCGGTCAGCGGGTCGAACTGCTTCTTGCCCTCTTCAACCACCTGAACCTGCTTGCAACCTACGACCTGGCGACCCTGCAGGCCAACCAGCACGTTGGGCATGCCGACGTTCGGGAACACCTTGTTGTTCACACCCCACGGACGGGTGGAGTCTTCATAGAAGGAACGCAGGTAGGTGTACAGCCAGTCGGTACCACGCACACGAGCCACCAGGGTCAGGTCGGGCGGCGCCGCACCGAACCAGACCTTGGCATCCTGCGGACGCATGCCGTTCTGCATGTGGTCACCGATCTTGGCACCGGTGAACACCAGGTTTTCCATCATCAGCGCTTCCGGAATGCCCAGGTCGGTGGCTACACGCTCGTAGCGCTGGAACTTGGCACTGTGGCAGCCCATGCAATAGTTGGCGAAGGTACGCGCACCATCCTGCAGGGCAGCCTTGTCGGTCAGGTCGATATCGACCTGATCGAGATGGACTTCATGGCCGGAGGACGCCAGAGCCAGAGCCGGCAGAGCGGCGAATACAAATGCAGCAAATAGCTTCTTCATCAGCCAGTCACCCTTTCCGGAACCGGTTTAGTCTTCTCCATCCGGGTGTAGAACGGCATCAGGATGAAGTAGGCGAAATACAGCGCGGTGCAGATACGCGCCAGCAGCGTGCGCTCATCGGTCGGCGGCAGAACACCAAGCACGCCGAGAATCACGAAGGACACGCAGAACACCAGCAGCCAGCCCTTGCTCAGCCAGCCCTTGTAGCGCATCGACTTGACCGGGCTACGATCCAGCCACGGCAGGACGAACAGCACGGCAATGGCGGCGCCCATGGCGATTACGCCCAGCAGCTTGTCCGGAACGGCACGCAGGATGGCGTAGAACGGGGTGAAGTACCACACCGGAGCAATGTGCTCAGGGGTCTTGAAGGCGTTGGCCTGTTCGAAGTTCGGCTTCTCGAGGAAGTAACCGCCCATCTCCGGGAAGAAGAAGATGATGGCGCAGAACACGAACAGGAAGACCACCACGCCGACGATGTCTTTCACGGTGTAGTAGGGATGGAAGGCGATGCCGTCGAGCGGAATGCCGTTCTCGTCCTTCTTCTTCTTGATGTCGACGCCGTCCGGGTTGTTCGAACCGACTTCGTGCAGCGCCAGGATGTGCAGCACGACCAGGCCGAGCAGGACGATCGGCAGCGCGATCACGTGCAGGGCGAAGAAGCGGTTCAGGGTGATACCGGAGATCAGGTAGTCACCACGGATCCACTGGGTCAGGTCATCGCCGATCACCGGGATGGCACCGAACAGCGAGATGATCACCTGGGCACCCCAGTAGGACATCTGGCCCCAGGGCAGCAGGTAGCCCATGAAGGCCTCGGCCATCAGGGCGAGGTAGATCAGCATGCCGAACACCCACACCAACTCGCGCGGCTTCTGGTAGGAACCGTAGAGCAGGCCGCGGAACATGTGCATGTAGACCACGATGAAGAACGCCGAGGCACCGGTGGAGTGCATCAGGCGAATGATCCAGCCGTAGTCCACGTCGCGCATGATGTATTCGACGGAGGCGAAGGCCTCCTCGGCGGACGGGGTGAAGCTCATGGTCAGCCAGATACCGGTCAGGATCTGGTTAACCAGCACCAGCAGTGCCAGGGAGCCGAAGAAGTAGAAGAAGTTGAAGTTCTTCGGGGCGTAGTACTTGCTCAGATGGTCTTCCCACATCTTGGTCGCGGGGAAGCGCGCATCGATCCA
The window above is part of the Pseudomonas alcaligenes genome. Proteins encoded here:
- a CDS encoding glutathione S-transferase N-terminal domain-containing protein, which produces MAAPNKLACYSDPADHYSHRVRLVLAEKGVSAEIIDVEGGRCPPRLAEVNPYGSLPTLVDRDLALYESTVVMEYLDERYPHPPLLPVYPVARANSRLLIHRIQRDWCKLVDQILDPRIKEAQKVLARKELRESLTGVSPLFADKPFFLSEELSLVDCCLLPILWRLPLLGIELPRPAKPLLDYMERQFAREAFQASLSAVERNMR
- a CDS encoding cytochrome c1, which encodes MKKLFAAFVFAALPALALASSGHEVHLDQVDIDLTDKAALQDGARTFANYCMGCHSAKFQRYERVATDLGIPEALMMENLVFTGAKIGDHMQNGMRPQDAKVWFGAAPPDLTLVARVRGTDWLYTYLRSFYEDSTRPWGVNNKVFPNVGMPNVLVGLQGRQVVGCKQVQVVEEGKKQFDPLTGAPITHEACDQLTIVPKSGTQTEAEFDETVHNLVTFLAYSANPVKLESQRIGTYVLLYLAFFFVFAYLLKREYWKDVH
- a CDS encoding cytochrome bc complex cytochrome b subunit codes for the protein MEKFMAWIDARFPATKMWEDHLSKYYAPKNFNFFYFFGSLALLVLVNQILTGIWLTMSFTPSAEEAFASVEYIMRDVDYGWIIRLMHSTGASAFFIVVYMHMFRGLLYGSYQKPRELVWVFGMLIYLALMAEAFMGYLLPWGQMSYWGAQVIISLFGAIPVIGDDLTQWIRGDYLISGITLNRFFALHVIALPIVLLGLVVLHILALHEVGSNNPDGVDIKKKKDENGIPLDGIAFHPYYTVKDIVGVVVFLFVFCAIIFFFPEMGGYFLEKPNFEQANAFKTPEHIAPVWYFTPFYAILRAVPDKLLGVIAMGAAIAVLFVLPWLDRSPVKSMRYKGWLSKGWLLVFCVSFVILGVLGVLPPTDERTLLARICTALYFAYFILMPFYTRMEKTKPVPERVTG